A single window of Zea mays cultivar B73 chromosome 10, Zm-B73-REFERENCE-NAM-5.0, whole genome shotgun sequence DNA harbors:
- the LOC103642150 gene encoding BTB/POZ and MATH domain-containing protein 4: MTTSSSEVTVCSHLFTVRGYTHTRGIGVGRSIESQAFDAAGHRWSVVFYPDGDDQDARGHISIFVRLIGSGGAGDVTVLYGFSLVDPSGAAPASEASKAPKVATFRHSAGGDYRGIGRFMEHQRFEASPYLRDDCFTIKCIIGAVERPGLPPLPAAASELHHDFDRLAVDGGRSEDAMSDVD, encoded by the coding sequence ATGACGACGTCGTCCAGCGAGGTCACGGTGTGCTCCCACCTGTTCACGGTGAGAGGCTACACCCACACCAGGGGCATCGGCGTCGGCAGGTCCATCGAGTCGCAGGCGTTCGACGCGGCCGGCCACCGCTGGTCCGTCGTGTTCTACCCGGACGGCGACGACCAGGACGCGAGGGGCCACATCTCTATCTTCGTCAGGCTCATCGGCAGCGGCGGCGCCGGAGACGTCACGGTGCTCTACGGCTTCAGCCTCGTCGACCCGAGTGGCGCCGCGCCGGCGTCGGAGGCCTCCAAGGCCCCCAAGGTCGCCACGTTCAGACATTCGGCGGGCGGCGACTACAGAGGTATCGGCCGCTTCATGGAGCACCAGAGGTTCGAGGCGTCTCCGTACCTGCGGGACGACTGCTTCACCATCAAGTGTATCATCGGCGCCGTCGAGAGGCCCGGCCTGCCGCCGCTGCCGGCGGCGGCCTCGGAGCTGCACCACGATTTCGACCGACTTGCGGTAGACGGCGGCCGTTCGGAGGACGCCATGTCCGACGTCGACTGA